The sequence GAGAGGTCACATCGGATCGAACAGGCGACTACGCAGGCGTGCGGAAGCTCATCAGCGTTTTCGATGGATAGTCGAAACACTTTCCGCTCTCGGTGAAGGAGGGCGCGCACATCGGCACGATGAATTCCGCGACTTGTTCGGGCGTATCGAGAATCATCGGATCTTCGCCCGGCATCACGGTGGCGCGCATGCGGGTGCGGATCGGTCCGGGGCTGAACAGATTGGCGCGGATATTTGTGGTGGCGGTCTCGTTGGCCCAGACCCGCACCAACGCATCGAGCGCCGCCTTCGACGCAGCGTAAGGTCCCATATAGGCAATGGCCTTGTGGGCCGCGCCAGATGTGATGAACACCGCGCGTCCGGCGTCGGACTTTTGCAGCAGCGGCTCCATGCAGCGGATCAGCTGGAAGTTTGCGGTGGCATTCACCGCCATCACCTTGTCCCAGTATTTCGGATCGGTATGACCGAGCGGTGATGAGGTTCCGGATACGCCGGCGTTGCCGACGAGAATGTCGAGCTTGCCGTGGCGTTCATGCAGCGCCGCGCCCAGCCGGGCGATGCCGTCCATGTCTGTCATATCGAGCGGCACGAGAGTCGCGGTCCCGCCGTCGGTGCGAATGGCGTCGTCGAGTTCTTCGAGGCCGCCCTGTGTCCGCGCCACGGCAACGATATGCGCACCGGCCCGCGCCAGCGCGCGCGCCGTGGCGTAGCCGATGCCGCGCGATGCGCCGGTGACGAGAGCGATGCGGGAGGAGAGGGGTTGGGTCATTGCGGCGCTGTCTCTGGATTGGCCCGCCCGAGTCATCGCCGTTAAAACAACAGCAGAGCCTCATCCATGAAACGGGCATTCACGTGTTCCGACAGGGGTATTACAGACATGAATGGCCGGGACAAGCCCGGCCATGACAGGGCTATTTATGCTAGACGGCCGCCATGACCCGGTATGATCCCTCCGCCCGCCAGTGGCGTCCCATGACAGCGGACGACCTTCAGGCAACCTGCGCGCTCTCCGCCACCATTCATCAGGCCTATCCGGAAGACGACGCAGTCTTTGCTGAGCGATT is a genomic window of Bradyrhizobium sp. G127 containing:
- a CDS encoding SDR family oxidoreductase, yielding MTQPLSSRIALVTGASRGIGYATARALARAGAHIVAVARTQGGLEELDDAIRTDGGTATLVPLDMTDMDGIARLGAALHERHGKLDILVGNAGVSGTSSPLGHTDPKYWDKVMAVNATANFQLIRCMEPLLQKSDAGRAVFITSGAAHKAIAYMGPYAASKAALDALVRVWANETATTNIRANLFSPGPIRTRMRATVMPGEDPMILDTPEQVAEFIVPMCAPSFTESGKCFDYPSKTLMSFRTPA